DNA sequence from the Aptenodytes patagonicus chromosome 13, bAptPat1.pri.cur, whole genome shotgun sequence genome:
TCCTGAGGAAATCTGGCCATGGAAGAGATTCCAGACTCCACATCCCCTTCTCATCCTATTGAACTCGGGAGTCTGGTTTCCACTGCAAGCACATCTTTAGATGAATGAGGTTGAGACCTGCGCTGAGCAGCTGCACTGCTCTCACCACGTCAAACTGTTCATACAGTTGAAAAATAACAGATTGGATCAAGCTACCTGGGACCATAACTTTTCTCCAAATTACCGGTTGATGAAACATGCGTCTCTCCACTGAGCTTCTGGAAGTGCTGGTAGCCCatgatttctctttctcctcGATGGCTGCAGCCACTTAACCTGTGCTGGTGGGAAGACATCAGATTGAAGTAAGTGTTTCGGAGCCAAGAAGCATCCTATGCCAAACCGCATGTTTCAGAACCTCATCTGTCCACTTGGGTAGGTTTGATCCTTTATTAAAAGCACTGGGTGCTTTGTCATCAGTTTCAGTGGGTGCAGTTAGGTAAATCCTCTTCTCTTGGCCTTCTTGAAGGCCGCTCTGTGCTGATTTACACACCTATGGACACTGTCCGCATATTACTGTAGCATCACCGACCACCAGGCCCAGGTGAGACCCCGAGTTTTCAAAGGGTGGCgcagagaatgaaaaaatgaTCCCAGCCTCTAAGATCTTACAGTCTGAGGGAGGTTGTGTTGTGCTTTTTACTTCTCCTTTTCAGCAGCTTTAATGAAGAGTGTTACTTAACTTTTCAGGCCACAACTGAATCTTTGGTCTGAAAGCTGAAATATTATGTGTTAGGGTTGCTACCGGAAAAAGGAGACCTCTTTCGTATCTATTGACGTCCTTCGCAAAATAGTCTGGGTTTTCTGAATTCTGTACTCCCTATTATTTCCATGCCATTACTTATAAACTTCACAGCATTTTCTAGAGGGGTCTTCAGTAAGATGAAAACCTCAGGGCAACACTCCATTAGGCTTTTATTCTTATAGGTTGGGCTAAACCTTCCTGAAACTGGTAGGTTTAACTGCATTCCTTTATTTAGGGTAGCTGAAGGAGACATTAAGTCTATTTCCACCCACAATGCAAGATTGCTCAAGTACCTGAAGGCTCTGGGAGGACAGTTTCGGGTAGGATATTAAAAGGAAAGAAGGTTATGTGTGGATGGACAACACAGTTCAGGTGGAGGAGGAGACAGAAAGACAGTATATTGAAACAGGCAGGGAACGGAAACTTCAAACGGCCTGAACAATCATTGATATAAAACCTGGACCGAATACAAGAAACAGGGATTTGGGGTCACATTGCTGCCTGGAGCAGGTCTGGAGCTACAAGCAAGGAAACTGGCTCTCAACTGCGTGATTTCTTCTGTGTTCAGGAAAGGAGGGCTGCGAGCACTCTTGTAAGCAATCAGAAATACATCAGAAATACCCTTCTTcatcactcctcctcctccaatcTGGATCAACCAACAAAACCCTGAATTTTGGCCAGCACCACGGGTCAAAGGGAGGAAACGTGTGCTGCAAAACCTCTCCCACATCTCGGGGGGAGACAGACTGGTTAAAAAACATTTAACTCTTCCTCCTTGGTTCAGGATTAAGATGGCATAAAGGCAACAGCACTGCTCCTCTCTCACTCTACCAGAGCGGGCAGTTCAGGCCAAGGTTTAGGTCACTGCTGTCCCTAATCGCATTGGAGACGTATCCTTGTTACGGACTTCCATTCCTACCCTAACAAACCCAATTTCCCCAGATCTTGCTATAAGTAGTTTGAGCAACTCTATGTGctcttctgctctgcagggaaCTCCTTAAAATGAGGCACCTGCCATcggctttttttcctgtaggtgAATTAATCTGCCTTGCATGAGTAATCCTATTTAAAACAATAGGTTGCCTCGCAAGAATGAGGGAAGCAAGTTTGAAGCATGCTTTTATGCAAGTACTGTAAAAAGGCCACATAGTAGTTCATCAGGGGACACTTCAGCAATAAAAAGACAGTTACCGGTAAAGtccaataataaaataaagactAATTTAATAAGAGGATTTTTAACTCATTTAACAGGGAATAAATTTGGAACCCTTTCTTCAAGTGATCAGGCACACTATACTTTCCTAATCCTACTTTCTGTtaataagtaaaagaaaaaaacaggcagtAACCTATTCCTTCTTCTTTTTATATTATGGGAGGGCACTATTCaatgtaaataaattaatttcagtaaaatagaGGCTGAAGCTAGACGTGTAGACCAGCCTCTGAGTAAGATGCATTAGAGAGTACCGTATCTCTTGAGACCACAGAGGTCCCATGCCTCAACTCATTTAATACCAGGTAACACAAACCCTACAGATTATAATGCAAGAAGCCTGCAGTGGCAGGAGGGAAGCATGTGGAATAAGACCCTGTGACCTAAGAGAAGTAAAAGCTGCAGAGATTAGTAGTTCAGTGTTTATGTAGGAGCCCTGTGGGCCCCCTTCAGCGTCCTTAATTTAGTCTTCATCATCTCTGATCCGTTCTAACAGTCCTCTGTGGGATGGAGATTTAATAGCTAGGAAATCCGGGGTCCGGGCTGACCTGTCAGAAACAGCGGTGGATGGCTGCTCCCTGTTTACTGCTGTATCACTTTGCTTTCCAGATTCAGCACACTGAACAACAAAACCTAACACTATTTTACGAACCTGAATGATACGATTTAAAACCTCTAGAGGTCAGGCTAATGGAGAAGCATCGTTCCAGCAGATGCTCTCTGCTGAGTGCGAGTGACACCTGCTGGAGTCCTCTCCCCCATAACCCACCCTTGTCCCGTCACGGCCGGCTCTGCAGGTGTTTTATCCGCCCAGGGTGGTCCTTCTGGGGGCCTGCGTGCACTAAATGCCCCCGAAAGACACGTGGGCAACATGAAATAAATCTGGGTGGCTCTTTCTTATTGCAGGAAGGCAAAAGTAGTCTTCATCTGCACATCCCCATGCATTACCTCTTCCACCGCTCTGGTTTATGCCCGTTTACTTCCACCATATACTGAGGCCCGGCCTTTCCTTTTGCCTTTGACATCCTTGCAGAGGAGCCGTAGTAAAACGCAGCATATGCCCACAGGGAAAAGTCCTGAGCGGGCGCTGAAATGGGACCACACGATACATTATTCATCTGTCACCTAACGCCTGTGAAAAATACAGCCTAACATTCCTCCTCTCGCCTTGAGGCCGCCTAGGAAGACTTGCAGGAGAGGGCAGGTGACCCCTGGAAGAGGTCTGAGAAGCCCTCACTTCTTACATTATAATACGTGATAACAAATTCAAATGCTGTTTAAATGCAGTATCTACTATCTGTGAATACACGTTTACGGCGTTGAGAGTTGCAATTTCTTCAGAGCACACTGGAAAAGGTTCATTTGTGGGGCACCAGCAGCCCCCAAAAGACCGCCGATGAAGTCTTGTGACGACGCTGATGACGACTTGtgaaattttctctctctgctgctttctcacaGTCTGCGGCGCTGGCAGGCGCTGGCGTCCGACACCCCGCAACATACGGCGGGGACGCTGCGAGGCGCCGGCCTGCCCTGGGGCATCGGAGGACACCCTGTACGAGTCGTCCGGCATCGCTGGGCCGGCGTCCCCTGAAAAAGGGGCCCCGCGGCTGAGGAGCCCTGCTGGAGCGGGACAAGGAGGGAAAACCCCTcgggctgcccccagccagggccCCACACGCACAGGGCTCAACGCAGTGCCTGTGGCAACTGAGGCAGCGTGTGCAGCCCCCACTGGGGAACAGACCCCCCTGGTGAGGAGATGGGACGGGGACAAGGCGACACCGGGGCCAACACCTCCTCAGCGGACCCGTCctgggagggaggggcggggagggggggggaggttgCGACCCGCCCAACATGGCGCCATCCCTTTGCCACCCGCCCCAACATCCGGGTTCCCGCCGGACCCTCCTCCCGTGAGCCCCAGCGGCGCGTCCCGTCCCGGCTTCCCCCGCGGCGGCGCAGAGCAGGAGCGGCAAGATGGCGCAGCCGCCGGGTGAGTGCGGCGGGCCGCCAAGGTGACcgcggctccctccctccctccctccctcctctccccccctgaCCGGGCTGTGTCTCTCTCTGTGCCGCAGTTCCCCTCAAGGACATGAAGCTGCTGGACGTCAAGCTGGGCCAGCTGCCCACCTGGCTGGCCATGAGAGACTTCACCCCCGGCGGCATCGTGGGGGCCGTGCGAAGAGGTgaggggggctgagggggggcccgcggcggggctgcccgcccTGCGGCAACAGCTCCGCGCCCCCTCAGCCGGCGAAGACCTGGAGGGTGTGAATCCCTTCTCCTGGCGGGGCCGGGCAGATCGGTGCATAAGCATCTCTGCCTGCCGGCGTGGAAGTTGGCTGTGGCAGGGGGGATCCGGCAGTGCGAGGGTTGCTTCATGGCGATTTTTGCTTTCCCGGAACAGTGCCTCCTCTAGCATTTTGTCCTTCCATCTGTAAATTTGTTTCTCGTATGGGCTTTATCCGCCAGaggtttgttttcagtattcCTTCTTGTGTAAAGAGGAAATACGGTGACCTTACTTCTGGCACCTGAACCTATTTGCTGAAAATCTTGAGGTTTCCCAGCGTcacaagtaaataaaaaaaaaaaatgcaagcgaTCCCTAAAGATGATAAGAAAGGACACAGGGCTTTTATACATGGCTTGGCAAAAGTTTTGACCGATGCCCTTTGCTGTACAGATACGGCATTCAGGTAGATTTAAACACAAAATACCAAATGCAAGTGTCAACGTAATGTATATACACTAGTGTGAAAGAGTTAGATAATTCCAAAGCAGCTCGAGCTCATGAAAGTCACAATAATGTTTAGGGGAAAAATGATAaatggctgctttttttcccctttttttttttttaaggcttagCGCTATTAACTTGAGTTCACCTTGCTTAACTAACACACAGGTTGCCTTCTCTCAGACTTGCTTCTGAGACCCTCCGATGTTCCATTAGAAACAATTCCCTGAAGTTCTGTGAAACCGGGCTGCTTCTCTCCGACACAGAAAAATACGCAACTCATTTGGCTGCTATGAAAACTTTTCTCCTACACAGGTTATGACAGATACTACAATAAATATATCAACGTCAAGAAAGGGGGCCTCGGTGGTATCTCCATGGTGCTTGCTGGTTATGTTGTTGTCAGCTACATCTGGAGCTACAGTCACCTGAGTAAGTAACAGCAGTATGGCTGAACGT
Encoded proteins:
- the ATP5MF gene encoding ATP synthase F(0) complex subunit f, mitochondrial; the protein is MAQPPVPLKDMKLLDVKLGQLPTWLAMRDFTPGGIVGAVRRGYDRYYNKYINVKKGGLGGISMVLAGYVVVSYIWSYSHLKHDRHRKYH